From the genome of Desulfobaculum xiamenense, one region includes:
- a CDS encoding FAD-dependent oxidoreductase, whose product MSKGMNYGLFRDTPGEPNGRSVAVVGAGPSGMAASGYLACQGYRVEMFDKMPKPGGLLYFGIPDVRLPMDRIEAAARRLVEHYGVVFHPRVKVVGEGEDVHDEGDELVQETVVLEDLRRRFDAVLLCTGSWRSRRMGIPGEDLPGVLSGLEYLFPLRGAACTKDICVADAAGKRVAIVGGGLSAVDAADCALRSNAEKVYMLYRRTSNEAPAGPYEVALLHDRGMVWKELTLPVRILGQDRVEALEYIQCSLGEPDESGRRCPIPESGSNKVIEVDMVITAVGEMPTVPAADRVELAKVRKQATGWPRMTPMEGVFLAGDALNGPSKIGWAVTSGLEAARSMEEWLDWSANRV is encoded by the coding sequence ATGAGTAAAGGCATGAATTACGGCCTGTTCCGCGATACTCCCGGCGAGCCCAACGGCCGCAGTGTTGCCGTGGTCGGTGCCGGGCCATCCGGGATGGCCGCGTCGGGATATTTGGCCTGCCAAGGCTACCGCGTGGAAATGTTCGACAAGATGCCCAAGCCGGGCGGCTTGCTGTATTTCGGCATTCCGGACGTCCGGCTACCCATGGATCGCATCGAGGCCGCGGCCCGGCGGCTGGTCGAGCACTACGGCGTGGTGTTTCACCCTCGGGTCAAGGTTGTTGGCGAGGGCGAGGATGTCCACGACGAGGGTGACGAGCTGGTGCAGGAAACCGTCGTTCTTGAGGACCTTCGCCGCCGCTTCGATGCCGTTCTGCTGTGCACCGGGTCGTGGCGCTCGCGGCGCATGGGCATTCCCGGCGAAGACCTGCCCGGCGTACTCTCCGGCCTCGAATATCTCTTTCCGCTACGCGGTGCGGCGTGCACCAAGGACATTTGCGTTGCCGACGCGGCGGGCAAGCGCGTGGCCATCGTCGGCGGCGGCCTCTCCGCCGTGGACGCGGCGGACTGCGCCCTGCGCAGTAACGCCGAGAAGGTCTACATGCTTTATCGCCGCACCAGCAACGAGGCACCGGCCGGTCCCTATGAGGTCGCGCTCCTGCACGACCGTGGCATGGTCTGGAAGGAACTGACGCTGCCTGTGCGCATTCTCGGACAGGACAGGGTGGAGGCGCTGGAGTACATCCAGTGCTCCCTTGGTGAGCCGGACGAGAGCGGCAGACGCTGCCCCATCCCCGAGTCCGGTTCCAACAAGGTGATTGAGGTGGACATGGTTATCACCGCCGTCGGCGAGATGCCCACCGTGCCCGCCGCGGATCGGGTGGAACTGGCCAAGGTGCGCAAGCAGGCTACCGGCTGGCCGCGCATGACGCCCATGGAAGGCGTGTTTCTCGCTGGCGACGCGCTGAACGGTCCCAGCAAGATCGGCTGGGCCGTGACCAGCGGCCTTGAAGCCGCACGGTCCATGGAAGAGTGGCTCGACTGGTCGGCCAATCGCGTCTAG
- a CDS encoding 4Fe-4S dicluster domain-containing protein, which produces MPEDKDVCLKTKFVDYSKCIGCESCEAICKFLHGIPRIQMTQTDEGMAFPLYCHHCESPQCIKACPVGAISKDAKGVVLHNPSLCRGCRAMKCKEACPFMAIYHAGGVVPVTKCDLCAERRRRGMGPACVEICPAEAIYYVDREELKELRTKQALASQKLVMKQIRQMRGK; this is translated from the coding sequence ATGCCCGAGGACAAGGACGTTTGTCTGAAAACGAAATTCGTTGACTATTCCAAGTGCATCGGTTGCGAGTCGTGCGAGGCGATCTGTAAGTTCCTGCATGGCATCCCGCGCATCCAGATGACCCAGACCGACGAGGGAATGGCCTTTCCGCTCTATTGCCACCACTGCGAAAGCCCGCAGTGCATCAAGGCCTGCCCCGTTGGAGCCATCAGCAAGGACGCCAAGGGCGTCGTGCTGCACAACCCCTCGCTGTGTCGTGGCTGTAGGGCCATGAAGTGCAAGGAGGCCTGCCCGTTCATGGCCATCTACCATGCGGGCGGCGTGGTGCCGGTCACCAAGTGCGACCTGTGCGCGGAGCGCAGGCGGCGCGGCATGGGACCGGCCTGTGTCGAGATTTGTCCGGCGGAAGCCATCTACTACGTTGACCGCGAGGAACTCAAGGAACTGCGGACCAAGCAGGCCCTTGCCTCACAGAAGCTGGTCATGAAGCAGATACGGCAGATGCGGGGTAAGTAG
- a CDS encoding RNA recognition motif domain-containing protein: protein MSTKNIYVGNLPFSASEEEVRTLFEEHGTVTSVRIIEDRFTGRPRGFGFVEMDQGGEAAIEALDGAMFGGRPLRVNIAKERSGRERMPW, encoded by the coding sequence ATGTCGACGAAGAACATCTATGTCGGAAACCTCCCATTCAGTGCCTCTGAGGAAGAGGTGCGGACCCTGTTCGAAGAGCACGGTACCGTCACGTCCGTGCGAATCATCGAGGATCGGTTCACGGGCAGACCTCGCGGTTTCGGTTTCGTGGAAATGGACCAAGGCGGAGAAGCCGCCATAGAGGCGCTGGATGGCGCCATGTTCGGCGGCAGGCCGCTTCGCGTGAATATCGCCAAGGAGCGCTCCGGTCGCGAGCGCATGCCCTGGTAG
- a CDS encoding diguanylate cyclase: protein MHTTTADVQELKLLADLARMTQTSASRQDLVDSATWVLPRLLADSHGDLHLNAEPGGPLQTACRWGQAPAEWHIPPTGCPALTVAHPVGCDSRSTPACAHICPDATQAHYCVPLVCGTDIHGLLRIGDALPDKDIMHHRSLTASGLLAMGLTIHTLRGRLRTEAMTDPLTGLFTRRYLEETFSRERSRAQRAQRCIGVVLTDIDRLGEINERFGPSAGDTVVREVGVLLGASVRGSDLPCRDEGGAFLLLVIDSSHNDTLNRAEELRHAVERLDITHLGRKIGAMGISAGVATFPDHGHELDDLIAACRQALARAKKSGRNLVFGVDSPPLSR from the coding sequence ATGCACACCACCACCGCGGACGTTCAGGAGCTGAAGCTGCTGGCCGACCTCGCACGCATGACGCAGACCAGCGCATCGCGTCAGGACCTCGTCGACTCCGCAACGTGGGTTCTACCGAGGCTTCTCGCCGACTCCCACGGAGACCTCCACCTGAACGCCGAACCGGGCGGCCCATTGCAGACGGCATGCCGCTGGGGACAAGCTCCGGCCGAATGGCACATCCCGCCGACGGGCTGCCCCGCGCTGACCGTGGCCCACCCCGTCGGGTGCGACAGCCGCAGCACCCCGGCCTGCGCGCACATCTGCCCGGACGCGACGCAAGCCCACTACTGCGTGCCCCTCGTCTGCGGGACAGACATCCACGGACTCCTACGTATCGGCGATGCACTGCCCGATAAGGACATCATGCACCACCGCAGCCTCACAGCATCGGGACTGCTCGCCATGGGACTGACGATCCACACCCTGCGCGGCCGCCTGCGTACGGAAGCCATGACCGATCCACTCACCGGCCTCTTCACCCGCCGCTACCTCGAAGAAACCTTCTCCCGCGAGCGCAGCCGCGCGCAACGAGCGCAACGCTGCATCGGTGTCGTGCTCACGGACATCGACCGGCTGGGCGAAATCAACGAACGCTTCGGCCCGTCTGCGGGGGACACAGTCGTGCGCGAGGTGGGGGTGCTGCTCGGCGCTTCGGTGCGCGGGTCGGACCTCCCCTGCCGCGACGAGGGCGGCGCGTTCCTGCTCTTGGTCATCGACAGTTCCCACAACGACACACTGAACAGGGCCGAGGAACTACGCCACGCCGTGGAACGGCTGGACATCACACATCTGGGGCGGAAAATCGGCGCAATGGGCATTTCGGCAGGGGTGGCCACATTCCCGGACCACGGGCACGAGCTGGACGACCTGATCGCCGCATGCAGGCAGGCCCTCGCACGCGCCAAGAAATCGGGCCGCAACCTCGTCTTCGGCGTAGACTCCCCGCCCCTCTCGCGCTGA
- a CDS encoding NAD(P)-dependent oxidoreductase has protein sequence MHTGYAAGKWQYREDDMKKRIGFMGLGTMGRPMAENILRNGYPLTVYNRTREKCAMLRELGAFVAATPRELAERSDVVVTMVPGPEAVLALLTGEDGCARGMGPHSVFVNMGTMAPAYAREIAASLRPLGVACVDAPVSGSRRPAEEGRLVVLAGGPAEVVDALRPLFLTMGRKVIHCGAQGQGAMAKMVVNLLLGVMMEGVGEMLNFGRRGGLDDATLFDVLDSGPLACDLFAAKQDMLRTGAYPAQFALRNMDRDMRAILDTAAAAGAATPAANAVSQLYRAACARGRSDMDVAAVMGVLEALSGDGTR, from the coding sequence ATGCACACCGGGTACGCCGCCGGAAAATGGCAATATCGAGAGGATGACATGAAGAAGCGAATCGGGTTCATGGGCCTTGGCACGATGGGCCGTCCCATGGCCGAGAACATATTGAGGAATGGCTATCCGCTGACGGTCTACAACCGGACGCGGGAGAAGTGCGCCATGCTGCGCGAACTGGGGGCATTCGTTGCCGCCACGCCGCGCGAGCTCGCCGAGCGCTCCGACGTGGTGGTGACCATGGTGCCGGGACCGGAGGCCGTGCTGGCGTTGCTGACGGGTGAGGACGGCTGCGCGCGCGGCATGGGACCGCACTCGGTCTTCGTGAATATGGGCACCATGGCCCCGGCCTACGCTCGTGAGATCGCGGCGAGCCTGCGCCCACTTGGCGTGGCCTGTGTGGATGCGCCGGTGTCCGGCTCGCGGAGACCCGCCGAGGAGGGGCGGCTGGTGGTGCTGGCGGGCGGTCCTGCCGAAGTGGTCGACGCCCTGCGGCCGCTTTTCCTGACCATGGGGCGCAAGGTCATCCACTGCGGAGCACAAGGGCAGGGAGCCATGGCCAAGATGGTCGTGAATCTGCTTCTGGGCGTGATGATGGAGGGTGTGGGCGAGATGCTGAACTTTGGGCGACGCGGCGGGCTGGATGACGCCACGCTCTTCGACGTGCTCGATTCCGGGCCGCTGGCTTGCGACCTCTTCGCCGCGAAGCAGGACATGCTGCGCACCGGGGCCTATCCGGCGCAGTTCGCCCTGCGCAACATGGACCGCGACATGCGGGCCATCCTCGACACCGCCGCAGCAGCGGGCGCGGCAACACCCGCTGCCAACGCCGTGTCGCAACTCTACCGTGCCGCATGCGCGCGCGGTCGGTCGGACATGGACGTCGCCGCCGTCATGGGCGTGCTGGAGGCACTGTCCGGGGATGGGACGCGATGA
- a CDS encoding MTH1187 family thiamine-binding protein yields MSVIVDLTVFPVGVGESLSPYVARVLRVIRDSGLPYELGPMSTSIEGEWGEVMAVVTACFEELRSDCGRISMTMRVDWREGEGRMRSKPESVLSKLPAV; encoded by the coding sequence ATGAGCGTCATCGTCGATCTGACGGTTTTTCCGGTTGGCGTGGGGGAGAGCCTCAGCCCCTACGTGGCCCGCGTGCTGCGGGTGATTCGCGACAGCGGCCTGCCGTACGAACTCGGCCCCATGAGCACCAGCATCGAGGGCGAATGGGGTGAGGTGATGGCCGTGGTCACCGCGTGCTTCGAGGAACTGCGCAGCGACTGTGGACGCATCTCCATGACCATGCGCGTGGACTGGCGCGAGGGCGAGGGGCGCATGCGGTCCAAGCCCGAATCCGTCCTCTCCAAGCTACCCGCCGTCTAG
- a CDS encoding response regulator — MDTAIGKTAERVLVVDDNPVICEALAMALTDEGFDATPRFGVQEALTAARGADFALAFVDVRLPGMSGMELAVKLRELLPALELVFISAAGTTNDLIRAMQTGAFDYILKPFTPDSLRLTLERYRERRALKRRLELAEQRHTTLLHSIPLVIYSLREDLSLSFINHAARLVLGFTPEEAMSTPNWFIERVSQQDRPRVSETLRHAFASHEPLSVECRLTHRQGFDVHGYVKTMPATQSATDEAGTRHLDGIFMDITERVHLERLTAQDARLSTIGAISDEVAHEIRNPLMAIGGFARRLHAKAPDMPETEIILRESLRLEKLLDRIRGYLDPMPITTQPANIHDILTGCIGTHLPVLEQSGVEVVVDIAEVLPQALADPDALCRVLGILLGDAAKTLAHGRELTIRALYTPKSVFIRVSYALADQRDMNPERLDLPFEDGGLGLPLCYRLVKQMGGLMTMTRENGSAAFTINLNRLPPAV, encoded by the coding sequence GTGGATACGGCAATCGGCAAGACGGCAGAACGCGTCCTCGTGGTGGACGACAATCCCGTGATCTGCGAGGCGCTGGCCATGGCCCTCACGGATGAGGGCTTCGACGCCACGCCCCGCTTCGGCGTGCAGGAAGCGCTGACCGCCGCGCGGGGGGCGGACTTCGCCCTCGCCTTTGTGGACGTGCGCCTTCCGGGCATGAGCGGCATGGAGCTGGCGGTAAAGCTTCGCGAGCTGCTCCCCGCCCTCGAACTCGTGTTCATCAGTGCGGCAGGAACCACCAACGACCTCATCCGCGCCATGCAAACCGGGGCCTTCGACTACATCCTCAAGCCCTTCACGCCCGACAGTCTGCGCCTCACCCTCGAACGCTATCGCGAACGTCGCGCCCTCAAGCGCCGTCTTGAACTTGCAGAACAGCGCCACACCACGCTGCTGCACAGCATCCCCCTCGTCATCTACAGCCTGCGCGAGGATCTCTCGCTAAGCTTCATCAACCACGCGGCACGGCTCGTTCTCGGCTTCACCCCGGAAGAGGCCATGAGCACTCCGAACTGGTTTATCGAACGCGTCAGCCAGCAGGACCGCCCCCGCGTGAGCGAGACGCTCCGACACGCCTTTGCCAGCCACGAACCCCTTTCCGTGGAATGTCGGCTGACCCACCGCCAGGGTTTCGACGTGCACGGCTACGTGAAAACCATGCCCGCCACGCAATCCGCCACTGACGAAGCGGGCACCCGGCATCTCGACGGCATCTTCATGGACATCACCGAACGCGTGCATCTCGAACGCCTCACCGCACAGGACGCGCGGCTCTCGACCATTGGCGCGATCTCCGACGAGGTGGCCCACGAAATCAGAAACCCGCTGATGGCCATTGGCGGATTCGCCCGCAGGCTGCACGCCAAGGCCCCCGATATGCCAGAGACGGAAATCATTCTGCGCGAATCCCTGCGCCTCGAAAAACTCCTCGACCGCATCCGAGGCTACCTCGACCCCATGCCGATCACGACGCAACCCGCCAACATCCACGATATCCTGACGGGCTGCATTGGCACACATCTACCCGTACTCGAACAGTCCGGCGTCGAGGTGGTGGTCGATATCGCGGAGGTTCTGCCACAGGCGCTGGCCGATCCGGATGCCCTGTGCCGCGTGCTCGGCATCCTGCTCGGCGATGCGGCCAAGACGCTCGCGCACGGTCGGGAGCTGACCATCCGCGCCCTCTACACGCCAAAATCCGTGTTCATCAGAGTCAGCTACGCCCTCGCCGACCAGCGCGACATGAACCCCGAGCGACTGGACCTGCCCTTCGAGGATGGCGGTCTGGGCCTGCCGCTGTGCTACCGCCTCGTCAAACAGATGGGCGGACTCATGACCATGACGCGGGAAAACGGTAGCGCGGCCTTCACCATCAACCTCAACCGCCTCCCACCCGCCGTCTGA
- a CDS encoding TRAP transporter small permease: MHTLLRLVSRLSHALNALAQWALMLCGMGMVAVIGLQVFFRYVLNDSLFWSEELGRMLLVWLTFLGASVAYRRGAHIGVDILSASLPRTPRRVVGVISHLVCLAFFALVAYHGFRFLDLLKFQSTTSLGVSRQVPFIMVPVGAALMFLHGLAFLLEDLIGGDDR, translated from the coding sequence ATGCACACACTTCTCCGCCTCGTCTCCCGCCTGAGCCATGCGCTCAACGCACTTGCGCAATGGGCGCTCATGCTTTGCGGCATGGGCATGGTCGCCGTCATCGGCCTTCAGGTCTTCTTCCGCTACGTCCTGAACGATTCCCTGTTCTGGTCCGAGGAATTGGGCCGGATGCTCCTCGTATGGCTGACCTTTCTCGGTGCCAGCGTTGCCTACAGGCGCGGCGCGCACATCGGCGTGGACATCCTCTCCGCCAGCCTGCCCCGCACGCCACGGCGCGTGGTGGGCGTCATCTCGCATCTGGTGTGCCTCGCCTTCTTCGCGCTGGTCGCCTACCACGGATTCAGATTCCTCGATCTGCTGAAATTCCAGAGCACTACGAGCCTCGGCGTAAGCAGGCAGGTGCCGTTCATCATGGTCCCAGTGGGGGCGGCGCTCATGTTCCTGCACGGGCTGGCCTTCCTGCTTGAAGACCTGATCGGCGGTGATGACCGATGA
- a CDS encoding tetratricopeptide repeat protein — protein sequence MTLYPQILGVYSMTKSTDVGHGTTQGHHTQTTYWYVRRLDDDTYEVQPLNARHVPSGLRNALSKGDFITVYAPEPRFYEQRTIPALKSLRDKIQKGEEHYAQGKLDDAEREFLKALMIDELNVEANMGIGSVYADKGEFQKVSKVLDILLNQDASFVEEQRVRFNRFGMSLRKQGMHEEALRYYSKALEYNDKDENLHFNIARAYFDTGRKDECITHIKAALTIAPDMEPAAKFLRYVEKRGITNK from the coding sequence ATGACACTCTATCCGCAGATACTTGGCGTGTACTCCATGACCAAGTCAACGGATGTCGGCCACGGAACCACGCAAGGCCATCACACCCAGACCACCTACTGGTACGTCCGCAGGCTCGACGACGACACCTACGAGGTGCAGCCGCTCAACGCCCGACACGTCCCGTCCGGGCTTCGCAACGCCCTGTCCAAAGGTGACTTCATCACCGTCTACGCGCCGGAGCCACGCTTCTACGAGCAGCGCACCATCCCGGCCCTCAAATCCTTGCGGGACAAAATCCAAAAGGGCGAGGAGCACTACGCGCAGGGCAAGCTCGACGACGCCGAACGCGAATTCCTCAAGGCGCTCATGATCGACGAGCTCAACGTCGAGGCGAACATGGGCATCGGCTCGGTGTATGCAGACAAGGGAGAATTCCAGAAGGTCAGCAAGGTTCTGGACATCCTGCTCAATCAGGACGCCAGCTTCGTGGAGGAACAGCGCGTGCGCTTCAACCGCTTCGGCATGAGCCTGCGCAAACAGGGCATGCACGAAGAGGCGTTGCGCTACTACAGCAAGGCACTGGAATACAACGATAAGGATGAGAACTTACACTTCAACATCGCACGCGCCTATTTCGATACAGGACGCAAGGATGAGTGCATCACCCATATCAAGGCAGCCCTAACCATCGCCCCAGACATGGAACCAGCCGCAAAATTCCTGCGCTACGTCGAAAAACGCGGCATTACAAACAAATAG
- a CDS encoding TRAP transporter large permease — MSLALFAILLVLFLLNVPIAMAIGAATVGVFALRGDASLMVAVSRMYAGADSFPLMAVPLFMIAGQIMEAGGISRRIVAFAESLVGWLPGGLAAVSIVSAMFFGGISGSAAADTAAVGGMLIPAMARNGYPRGFAGAVQAAGGSIGVIIPPSIPMIVFGFLTGASIGKLFAAGILPGLLMGVSLVGMAVYLSRREGIGLRERRSFSIRNMLRSARSALWALGAPTIILGGILGGVFTATESAAIAVIYALLVGMFVYRELRPSALPRLFIHASITAGVTMFIIAQATAFSWLLTIEQIPQTLSAAILSVTNNPVALLLLVNLVLLVAGTFVETTAALILLVPVIVPMLPALGIDLVHLGTIVVVNLAIGMLTPPLGICLIVSCGIAGTRLADISLRVMPFLLVLLADLALVTFWSPLTTLLPRLIG, encoded by the coding sequence ATGAGCCTCGCACTGTTCGCCATCCTGCTGGTCCTCTTCCTGCTCAACGTACCCATCGCCATGGCCATCGGCGCAGCGACGGTGGGCGTCTTCGCCCTGCGCGGCGACGCGAGCCTCATGGTGGCCGTCAGCCGCATGTATGCCGGGGCGGACTCCTTTCCGCTCATGGCCGTGCCGCTATTCATGATCGCCGGTCAGATCATGGAAGCTGGCGGCATCTCGCGGCGCATCGTCGCCTTCGCCGAGTCGCTGGTGGGCTGGCTGCCTGGCGGACTGGCCGCCGTGTCCATCGTTTCCGCCATGTTCTTTGGCGGCATCTCCGGCTCCGCTGCGGCGGACACCGCCGCCGTGGGCGGCATGCTCATCCCGGCCATGGCCCGAAACGGCTACCCGCGCGGATTCGCCGGTGCAGTGCAGGCGGCTGGCGGCTCCATCGGCGTCATCATCCCCCCGAGCATCCCGATGATCGTCTTCGGCTTCCTGACCGGGGCGAGCATCGGCAAGCTCTTCGCGGCGGGCATTCTGCCGGGCCTGCTCATGGGCGTATCGCTGGTGGGCATGGCCGTCTATCTGTCGCGACGCGAGGGCATCGGGCTTCGCGAGCGCAGGAGCTTCTCCATCAGAAACATGCTGCGCAGCGCACGCTCCGCGCTGTGGGCGCTCGGCGCGCCAACCATCATCCTTGGCGGCATTCTCGGCGGCGTGTTCACGGCCACGGAATCGGCGGCCATCGCAGTGATCTACGCGCTGCTCGTGGGCATGTTCGTTTACCGAGAACTGCGCCCATCCGCGCTGCCGCGCCTGTTCATCCACGCCTCCATCACCGCTGGCGTGACCATGTTCATCATCGCGCAGGCCACTGCCTTCTCATGGCTGTTGACCATTGAGCAGATACCCCAGACGCTGTCGGCGGCCATTCTCTCCGTCACGAACAACCCGGTGGCGCTGCTTCTGCTGGTGAACCTCGTCCTGCTGGTGGCTGGCACCTTCGTGGAAACCACCGCCGCGCTCATCCTGCTCGTGCCGGTCATCGTGCCCATGCTCCCGGCGCTGGGCATCGACCTCGTGCACCTCGGCACCATCGTGGTGGTCAACCTCGCCATCGGCATGCTCACCCCGCCGCTCGGCATCTGTCTCATCGTCTCATGCGGCATCGCGGGGACGCGTCTGGCGGACATCAGCCTGCGCGTAATGCCCTTCCTGCTGGTTCTGTTGGCGGACCTCGCGCTGGTCACGTTCTGGTCGCCGCTCACGACACTGCTTCCGCGCCTGATAGGTTGA